In a genomic window of Jaculus jaculus isolate mJacJac1 chromosome 8, mJacJac1.mat.Y.cur, whole genome shotgun sequence:
- the LOC101608473 gene encoding olfactory receptor 4M1: protein MESANYTRVTEFVLIGLSQTREVQLVLFVLFLSFYLFILPGNILIICTIRLDPHLSSPMYFLLANLAFLDIWYSSITAPKMLVDFFVERKIISFAGCIAQLFFLHFVGASEMFLLTVMAFDRYAAICRPLHYATLMNRHLCSILVALSWTGGFIHSIIQVALIVRLPFCGPNELDNYFCDITQVVRIACTNTFREELVMIFSSGLISVVCFIALLMSYAFLLAMLKKHSGSGESSSRAVSTCYSHITIVVLMFGPSIYIYARPFNSFSLDKVVSVFHTVIFPLLNPIIYTLRNKEVKAAMRKLVNRYILCKER from the coding sequence ATGGAGTCTGCAAATTACACCAGGGTGACAGAATTTGTTCTCATTGGCCTATCTCAGACTCGAGAGGTGCAATTAGTCCTATTTGTTCTATTTCTATCCTTCTATTTGTTCATACTTCCAGGGAATATCCTTATCATTTGCACCATCAGGCTTGATCCCCACCTGAGTTCTCCCATGTACTTCCTGCTGGCTAATCTGGCCTTCCTTGATATTTGGTACTCTTCCATCACAGCTCCTAAAATGCTGGTGGATTTTTTTGTGGAAAGGAAGATCATTTCCTTTGCTGGGTGCATTGCTCAGCTATTTTTCTTGCACTTTGTTGGGGCCTCAGAGATGTTCCTGCTCACAGTGATGGCCTTTGACCGCTATGCTGCCATCTGCCGCCCCCTTCACTATGCCACCCTCATGAACCGACATCTCTGCTCTATCCTGGTTGCTCTTTCCTGGACCGGGGGCTTCATTCATTCCATAATCCAGGTGGCTCTCATTGTTCGACTCCCTTTCTGTGGTCCCAATGAATTAGACAATTATTTTTGTGACATCACGCAGGTAGTCCGGATTGCCTGTACCAACACCTTCCGGGAGGAGTTAGTGATGATCTTCAGCAGTGGTCTAATCTCCGTGGTGTGTTTCATTGCTCTGTTAATGTCCTACGCCTTCCTTCTGGCCATGCTCAAGAAACACTCAGGCTCAGGTGAGAGTTCCAGCAGGGCTGTGTCCACCTGCTATTCCCACATCACCATAGTGGTGTTGATGTTTGGGCCATCTATCTACATTTATGCTCGCCCATTCAACTCGTTTTCTCTAGATAAAGTGGTGTCTGTGTTCCATACTGTGATATTCCCTTTACTTAATCCCATCATCTATACATTGCGGAACAAGGAAGTAAAGGCTGCTATGAGGAAGTTAGTCAATAGATATATTTTATGTAAAGAGAGGTGA